The sequence GGCGCGCATCGACGCACGCCGCTCCCATAATCGCGACATGAAACCACTGCGCGCGGTGGTTTCTTGTCGCGATCTCGGGCGAGGGCGCGGGCGAGGGCGCGGGCCCGGTGCCGCTAGGCCCGGCCAGCAGCGGCGCGGCGCGCGACCACGACCGCACCGGCCGCGAGCGCCCCGACGAGCAGGAGGTTCCGCGAGATCGTCCGGCGGCGCCCCTTCCAGCCGCCGGTGGTGGTCGCATCGGCAGGATCCGCGCTCGGCTCGAACAGGGCGCCGGACGTGTCGGGCGCCGACTCCTTTCTCGACAGGTGCGTCTTCTCCGTTTGCAGGGCCATCTGCGCCTCCACCGCAGCGGGCGTCATGCGGTGCTGCCGGACGAGGGCCCTGCCGATCCTGCCGACCGCGATCTCGGTGCCCTTGCCCGGAGCAGTCGCCGCCTTGACGACGGCGGCGGCCACCTGCTCGACCGGGTACACCGGCGGCATCGCCTGGATCGCCCGGCCGGTGTGGTTGGCGCTGTGCCGGAAGAAGGGCGTGTCGACCGTCGGAGGCAGGACGGTGACGACGTGCACGTGCTTCTGCTTCGCGAGCGCCAGCTCGGACCGGAGGCTGACGCCGAGCGCGCGGACCGCCGCCCTCGACATGCCGTAGGGCGCCGTGTACGGCTGCGGCACCTCGCCCACGATCGACGACACGTTGACGACCACTCCGTGCCGCTGACGCACCATGACCCGGAGGGCTGCCCGCGCCCCGTAGACGTAGCCCATGATGTTGACGTCGAGCACCCGCCGGAACTCGTCCATCGGCATGTCGAGGAACGGCGAGAACGACGACACGGCGGCGTCGTTGACCCAGACGTCGATCCTGCCGGTCGTCGAGAGCGCCCTGGCGCCCAGCCGGTCGACCGCCTGCTCGTCGGTGGTGTCGGTCGGCACGACCACGGCGACGGCTCCGCGCTTCCGGCAGAGCGCAGCGACCTCCTCGAGGGCGTCGGCGCGCCGAGCGGCGAGGAGGAGGGTGGTGCCGCGTTCGGCGAACCGGAGGGCCGATGCTCGGCCGATCCCGCTCGAGGCTCCTGTGATGACGATGGTCCGCTCGCGTGTGCTCATGGGTCCCTTGTAGACCGGGCCCGTCTGCCGTGCCGACGGTTGCGCTTTCGCGGGAGGTCGTCTAGCGGCGGTGAGACGAGATCAGACTCACGAACGAGAATTCCCCGCGGAAGAAGCGACGCTTCGACCACGGGGAACCGGATTCTGGTGCACCCCCTCGGACTTGAACCGAGAACCCACTGATTAAGAGTCAGTTGCTCTGCCAATTGAGCTAGAGGTGCGTGGCCTGTGGAAACCGGAGTTCCGCAACCGAGGAACAACATTAGCATGAGATGAAGGCGCTCAAGAACGCGCCTCAGCATCGAAGGAGAACCATGTCCGATCGCCTCGAGAAGGGCGCTGTCGCGCCCGACTTCACCCTCCCCGACGAGACCGGCAAGCCGGTCTCGCTCTCCGACTTCCGGGGCAGCAGGGTGATCGTGTACTTCTACCCGGCGGCGTCGACGTTGGGGTGCACGACTGAGGCGTGCGACTTCCGCGACAACATCAACTCGCTGAAGTCGGCCGGCTACCAGGTGCTCGGGGTCTCGAAAGACGAGGCGCCGGCGCTCCAGAGGTTCCGCGACGAGCAGGGGCTGAACTTCCCTCTGCTGAGCGACCTCGACCTGGGCGTCCACCAGGAGTACGCGGCCTACGGTGAGAAGTCCCTCTACGGCAAGACCGTCACCGGCGTGATCCGGTCGACGATCGTCGTCGACGAGGAGGGCCGCGTCGAGCTGCCCCTCTACAACGTCAAGGCGACGGGGCACGTGGCGTCGCTCCGCAAGAAGCTCGGCATCGACGACTAGCCGGTCGGCGTCGCGCGCCGTCAGTCGCGCTTCGTCGTCGCCGCGACGACGGAGGGCGAGATCAGCAGGACGAAGACGACGACGGCCGGCACGACGAGCGCCCAGCCGACCGCGGGCGTGGCGGTGAGGCCCTGGAAGCACCCGATCCCGACGGCGAACATCAGCACCTGCCAGACGATCGAGGCACCGCGCATCCAGGCCCTCCCCCGCCAGGCCGCGACGACGATGAAGCCCAGCCACACGGTGGCCACGAGGGCGAGCACCAGGATCGCGATGCCTGCGGCGACCGAGTCGGCGGTCGCCCCGAAGACCTCCGCGACCAGCACGAGCGACACGACGACCATCAGGAGGAACTCGGCCGTCAGGAGCACGATCAGCAGCCACATCAGCGGCGGTCTCGGGGCCGACACCTGTCGTCTCGAGACGTCGTCACGTGGATGTCCGCCCGGCTCCGTCACGCTTGAAGTCCTCTCTTAACCCCTTGATTTGGTCACACCAGTATGCGACCATATTCGAGGTCGAAGTGACGTGCACATTGCTGTGCATGCCTCCCGAATTCTTTTCTTTCCCCCACCGGAACCCGAGCACTTTGCTGTGGGGTTCAGCATTTAAGGAGTACCCATAGATGGATTGGCGTGACAAGGCCGCCTGCCTCACTGCAGACCCGGAGCTCTTCTTCCCCGTCGGCAACACCGGGCCCGCCGTCGACCAGATCGACAAGGCGAAGGCCGTCTGCGGGCGCTGCACCGTCACCGAGACCTGCCTCCAGTACGCGCTCGAGACCTCCCAGGACTCCGGCGTCTGGGGCGGCCTGAGCGAAGACGAGCGCCGCGCCCTCAAGCGCCGCGCCGCTCGCGCCCGCCGCGCCAGCTAGTCTCGGCCCGGCCTCACAACTTCACACGATCACGGCAGACCCTCGGGTCTGCGGCGCCGGGGGGCGCGTTCCGGCACGGGAGACCGTGCGGGGCGCGCCCTTCGTCTGTCTCGCGCCGTCGTGATCCTGCGCGGTTCAATAAGGCCAGCCGGGCCTACGCCGGCTGCTGGATCCAACGCAGCGGCACATCGATAGTCACCTCGGTGCCCGAGCCGACCAGCGTGTGCCAGTCGATGGTGCCGGCGAGCTCGCCCTGGATCAGCGTGCGGACGATCTGAGTGCCGAGCCCGGAGCCGACCTTGCCCTCGGGCAGGCCGATGCCGTTGTCGCGCACCTTCACGGTGAGCTCCTCGTCGGTGCGCTCCGCGATGATGTCGACGTCGCCGTCGCGGCCGTCGAGGCCGTGCTCGACCGCGTTCGTGACGAGCTCGGTCAGGGCCAGGGCGAGCGGCGTGGCGTACTCGCTCGGCAGGGTGCCGAAGCTGCCGGTGAACTTGGGTCGGACGGTGGTGTTGTGCGACGAGGCGACCTCGGCGATGAGCAGCAGCACGCGTTCGAAGACCGTGTCGAAGTCGACGTTCTGGTTGAGGCCCTCCGAGAGTGTGTCGTGCACGACGGCGATCGACTCGACGCGCCGCATGGCCTGATTGAGAGCGTCGCGGGCCACGTCGGTGTGCGTGCGCCGCGCCTGGATGCGCAGGAGCGACGCCACGGTCTGCAGGTTGTTCTTGACGCGGTGGTGGATCTCGCGGATCGTCGCGTCTTTGGTGATGAGCTCGCGCTCCTGGTGGCGGAGCTCGGTGACGTCGCGGCAGAGGACGATCGCGCCGACGCGTTCGCCGCGGTCGCGCAGCGGGATGGCCCGGAGCGAGACCGTCACGCCCTTCGCCTCCACGTCGGTGCGCCACGGCGCCCGGCCGGTGACGACGAGTGGCAGCGACTCGTCGACGACGAGCTTGCCGGAGAGCAGGTTCGTGGTCACCTCGGCGAGGGACTCGCCCTCGAGCTCGCCGAGGAAGCCCATGCGGTTGAAGGCCGAGAGGCCGTTCGGGCTCGCGAAGACCACGGTGCCGTCGACGTCGAGTCGGAGGAGACCGTCGGATGCACGCGGGGCGCCGCGGCGCGGGCCGGTCGGAGCCCCGAGATCGGGGAAGTCGCCGGCGGCGATCATGGCGAACAGGTCGTTCGCGCACTGGTTGAAGGTCAGCTCCTGACGGCTCGGCGTGCGGGCCTCGCTGAGGTTGGTGTGCCGGGTGATGACGGCGATCGGGTGCTCGCTTACGTCGGGACGGCTCGCCCCGAGGCGACGCAGGACGGGCACGGCGCGCACGCGCGTCGGGGTCTCCTCGTACCAGTCGGGCGCGGCCGAGTCGACGATCCGCGAGGCCTCGAAGGCCTGGCTGATCTGGGCGCGCCACTCCGGACGCACCTCCTGCCCGACGAAGTCGCGGTAGAACAGCGTCGCCGAGCTCGACGGCCGCGCGTGGGCGACCGCCACGAAGCTGCCGGAGTCGGTGGGCACCCAGAGCACCATGTCGGCGAACGCGAGGTCGGCGAGCAGCTGCCAGTCGCCGACGAGCAGGTGCAGCCACTCGACGTCGGCCTCACTGGAGCGGCCCTGGGCGAGAACGAGATCACTGAGCGTCGACACGACACCAGCCTAAACGCCAGCACCCGGGAGTCCTGCCGCGGGCGGAGATAGAAGGACTTGTCCACAGTTCGATTAGGCGACGCGTGTCGCTCACTCGAAATGTCATATGTTGATGCTAAGCCCGCAGGGTCGCCCCCGGGCCTCCTGCCGGACGCTCCTTCCGTACACGAGCGAGAGCAGTCACCATGCCCCAGTCCTCCGCCGCGCTTCTCCGCGACGACCTCCTCCCCACTCCCCTGCCTCCCACCACCCGGCCTCCCGCTGCCCGGCCTCCCGGCGCGCACCCCCGTGCGGAGCCCCACCTGCGGGCGCTGCCCCCGCTCGCCCCCGCGGCTGCCGTTCCGACGGCGTCGCGGCCGGCCCCGCTGATCCCGCCGCCGAGCCCGGTGCCTCGGGCCGAGCTGCCCGATCCTGAGCCGCTCGCCACGAGCCTCGCCCGCTGCGTCGTCGAGATCCTGGCCGGAGCCCGCGACATCGAGCAGATCGCCCGCTGGGTGACCGACGACGTGTTCCGCCACGTGCAGAAGCGCGTGGCCCTGGCCGCACGAGCGCGGAGCGCCCGCGGCGAGCAGGCCCGGCGCCCCTCGTTCTCGGTCGGGACCGTGCGGGTGACCGAGCCGGCCGACGGCATCGTCGAGGCGGTGATCATCATCCACGGCCGGGCTCGGAGCCGGGCCGTCGCGCTGCGGCTCGAGGCCTTCAACAGCCGCTGGCGGGCGTCCGCCGTGCACGTGCTCTAGGGGCGACCCGGGCGGGCCAGGCGCGGCGCCGGCAGGTCAGCGCGACGCCGGCAGGTCAGCGCGGCGCGGGCAGGTCAGCGCGGCGCGGGCAGGTCGGCGCGGCGCGGGCAGTCAACGCTGCGTGGGCCCCTCGGCGTCGGCGATGCGGGCGAGCCACACGTCGAGCAGCTGACGCTCCGCCGGCTCGAGCGCGCGCGAGAGCGGCGCCAGAGCCCGGAGGGTGGTCGCCGCGGCGGCGAGCGACCCGTCGCCGGTCGCGGGCGCGTCCGTGGTGATCGCCGCGATCGTCGACTCGCGGGCCAGGTCGCTGAGGCCGAGGTCGCGCTCGTCGGGAGAGACATCGATGAGGCTCAGGATCACGCCCCGGGCCGTGGCATGCATCAGGGCGACGGCGCGCTCGACCGACACGGCGAGCCGCCCGGCTGCCGCGACCCGCGACACCTTCTCACGCAGCAGCGCCCGACCCGAGACCACCGAGGGCCCGTCGTGGGGGCGCGCGTCGGCGATGCGGTAGGCCGCGGGCTGATCGAGGCCGAAGCGGACCGTGTCGTCCCAGCCCGCCCGCAGTGCCTCGACCGGATCATCCGGCAGAGTCGTCGAGCTCTTGCCTGCGACCCAGTCGGCGAAGGCGCGTTCGGCCGCGGCGTCGAGCAGGCCGTCCTTGTCGCCGAAGAGGCGGTAGATCGCCGGTGCCTGGACTCCCGCCCTGGAGATGATCGCCCTGGTCGAGACCGACGGGGCACCGCCCTCGCGGAGGAGGTCGAGCACGGCGGTCAGGATCCGCTCGTGGGGGCTGGCCGCACCGTTCACCGTCATGTTCCGATGCTACCAACATCGTGTTAGCCTCGCTATCACGCTGCTACCGTGACCGAGGTAGCACTGATACCAGGAGGATCCCATGATCGTTGTGACCGGAGCAGGCGGCCGTCTCGGAGGAGCCGTGCTCACCGAACTGCTCGAGAGGATCGAGCCGAGCGACCTCGGAGTTAGCACTACCCGGCCGGAGGAGTTCGGCGAGCTCGCCGAGCGCGGGGTCCGGGTCCGGCGCGGCAGCTTCGACGATCCTGCGTCGCTCCGCGAGTCATTCGCCGGGGCCGACCGGCTCCTGGTCGTCTCGGCGCCGCGTCAGGGCAGTGAGGCGGTCGACGCCCACCGCACAGCGATCGACGCGGCCCGCGACGCCGGCGTGGGGCGCCTCTTCTACACGAGCCACGTCGGGGCCGACTCCCTGTCCGCGTTCCCGCCGACCGTCACGCACGCCGCGACCGAGGTGCTCCTCGCCGAGAGCGGGGTGCCGTTCACCTCGCTCCGCAACGGCTTCTACGCCGACACTCCCCTGCGGCTGCTCCAGGGTGCCGCCGAGACCGGCGAGCTCCGCGTGCCCGTCGACGCTCCGGTGTCGTGGACCCAGCACCGCGACCTCGCGCCCGGGATCGCGAGCCTCCTCGTCGACGAGAGCGTGACCGATCCTGCGATCAATCTCACGGCCGAGGCCGCCTTCGATCTGGACACTCTCGCCGACATCGCGTCTGAAGCCCTCGGGCGCAGGATCAGCGTCACGCACCTCGGCGACGACGAGTACCGCGCCGAGCTCACCGCGGCCGGCACCCCCGCGCTCGGCGTCACCATGATGCTCGGCATCTTCCGGGCCTCGCGGCAGCGTCACCTCGGCATCGTGGATCCGGCGCTCGCCCGACTGATCGGCCGCCCGACCACGTCGCTCGTCGACACGATCCGCGAGACCCTCGCCGCCTGACCGCCGGCCCTGCCGGGCCGCGCCCTCTCACGCCAAAACCCTCGCGATCGGCTGCCGCGGTGGTCCTAGGACCACCGTCGCGGCCGATCGCGAGGGTTTGAGGTGAGGGTTGGGGCAGGTGGGGCGGGCGCGCGGGAGGGGAGGGCGCGGGCTACTTCCGCTTGCCCTGCGAGCGACGCTCGGCACGGTTGACCGGGGTCGCGTCGGCGGTCGTGCTCTGGCCGAAGGCGCCGCGCTTGGCGGGGAGCCCGTCGCCGCCGGAGGCCTCGGTCGAACCGGAGGTCGCGCGCGCGGCGGCGATCTCGGGGTCGGCCATCTCCTCGACGAGCTGCTGCTGGCGCTGCGCCCGCGCGGTCTCGGCCTTCTCGAGGTGCCCGCTCTGGTCGCGCACCTCGACCTCGCCCTCGGTGTTCGGCGCCGAGAAGTTGAGCACCGCGTCGGCGTTCTCCCCCTCGCCGAGGCCCTTGGCCGCGATGATCGGGCCGTGGTCGTGACCCTCGTGGCCGACCTGGCTCTGCACCTCGACCTCGAGGTTGAACAGGAAGCCGATGCTCTCCTCGCGGATGGCGCCCATCATGTTCTGGAACAGGGCGAAGCCCTCGCGCTGGTACTCGACCAGCGGGTCGCGCTGAGCCATCGCGCGGAGGCCGATCCCGTCTTTGAGGTAGTCCATCTCGTAGAGGTGGTCGCGCCAGCGGCGGTCGATCACCGAGAGGACGACCTTGCGCTCGAGCTCGCGCATCGCGGACTCGCCGAGCGACTCCTCGCGGGCCTGGTAGGCGACGCGGGCGTCGGACAGGATCTCCTTGACCAGGAACTCGCGGGTCGCCTTGCCCTTGGAGCCGGCCTCGGTGATGACCTCGTCGATGGTGATCGAGATCGGGTACAGCGTTCCGAGCTCGGTCCACATGGCGTCGAGGTTCCAGTCGTCGGGGTTGCCCTCGCCGGTGTGGGAGTCGATGACCTCGGTGATGACGTTCTCGAGGAAGGCCTCGGTGCGGTCTCGGAGGTCGTCGCCCTCGAGGATGTGGCGGCGGTCGGAGTAGATCGCCTCGCGCTGGCGGTTCAGGACGTCGTCGTACTTGAGGACGTTCTTGCGGATCTCGGCGTTGCGGCCCTCGACCTGCGACTGGGCCGAGCGGATGGCCCGGCCGACGATCTTGTTCTCGATCGCGAGGTCGTCGGGGACGCTGCCCCGGCCCATGAGGTTCTCGGCCGCGCTGGAGTTGAACAGACGCATGAGGTCGTCGGTGAGCGAGAGGTAGAAGCGGCTCTCGCCGGGGTCGCCCTGGCGGCCGCTGCGGCCGCGCAGCTGGTTGTCGATACGGCGCGACTCGTGGCGCTCGGTGCCGAGGACGTAGAGGCCGCCGGCCTCGCGGACCTTGTCGCCCTCTTCTTCGACGGCGGCCTTCTTCTCGGTGAACACGTCGTCCCACGCCGACTCGTAGTCGTCGGGCGTCTCGACCGGGCTGAGGCCGCGGCTGTTCATCTCGGCGACGGCAAGGAACTCGGCGTTGCCGCCGAGCATGATGTCGGTGCCTCGACCGGCCATGTTCGTGGCGACGGTGACGGCTCCGAGGCGGCCGGCCTGCGCGACGATGGCCGCCTCACGAGCGTGGTTCTTCGCGTTCAGGACCTCGTGCTTGATGCCCTTCTTGGCGAGCAGCTTGGAGAGGTACTCGCTCTTCTCGACGCTCGTCGTGCCGACGAGGACGGGCTGGCCGGCCTCGTGGCGCTCGGCGATGTCCTCGGCGACCTGCTCGAACTTCGCGGTCTCGTTCTTGTAGACGAGGTCGGTCTGGTCTTTCCGCTGCATCGGCTTGTTGGTCGGGATGGCGACCACGCCGAGCTTGTACGTCGACATGAACTCCGCGGCCTCGGTCTCGGCTGTCCCGGTCATGCCGGAGAGCTTCTTGTAGAGGCGGAAGTAGTTCTGCAGCGTGACGGTGGCGAGGGTCTGGTTCTCGGCCTTGACCTCGACGCCCTCCTTGGCCTCGATGGCCTGGTGGATGCCCTCGTTGTAGCGGCGGCCCGACAGGATGCGGCCGGTGTGCTCGTCGACGATCAGGACCTCGCCGTTGATGACGACATAGTCTTTGTCGCGCTTGAACAGGGCGTCGGCCTTGATCGCGTTGTTGAGGAACGAGATCAGCGGGGTGTTGGCCGACTCGTAGAGGTTGTCGATGCCGAGGTAGTCCTCGACCTTCTCGATGCCCGGCTCGAGCACGCCGACGGTGCGCTTCTTCTCGTCGACCTCGTAGTCGATCTCGGGCTGGAGTCGGCGGGCGAGCGTGGCGAACTCCGCGAACCAGCGGTTCGCCTCGCCGGACGACGGCCCGGAGATGATGAGCGGCGTGCGCGCCTCGTCGATGAGGATCGAGTCGACCTCGTCGACGATCGCGAAGAAGTGGCCGCGCTGCACCATGTCGCTGGCCTGCCAGGCCATGTTGTCGCGGAGGTAGTCGAAGCCGAACTCGTTGTTCGTGCCGTAGGTGATGTCGGCGGCGTACATCTCGCGGCGCTCGGCCGGGGTCTGGCCGGCCAGGATGCAGCCCGTCGTCATGCCGAGGGCGCGGAACACGCGGCCCATCAGCTCGGACTGGTAGCTCGCGAGGAAGTCGTTGACCGTGATGACGTGGACGCCGCGCGAGGCGATGGCGTTGAGGTAGGCGGCGGTGGTCGCGACGAGGGTCTTGCCCTCACCGGTCTTCATCTCGGCGATGTTGCCGAGGTGGAGCGCTGCGCCGCCCATGAGCTGCACGTCGAAGTGCCGCATGCCGAGGGTGCGGCTCGAGGCCTCGCGGACGGCGGCGAACGCCTCGGGCAGCAGGTCGTCGAGCGACTCGCCGCCGGCGTACCGCTCGCGGAGCTCGGCGGTCTCGTTGTGGAGCTCTTCGTCGGTCAGCGACTTGAAGTCGTCTTCGAGGTCACCCACCGCCTTGGCGTACGCCTTCAGCTTGCGAAGAGTGCGGCCTTCGCCGACGCGAAGGACTTTCTCGAGAACGTTGGCCACCGGAAGACTCCCACTGTGTTTGGAACCGGCGCCCGGTCAGAGACCGGCACCGTCTGCTGTTACCAGCCCGTGATTTTAGCAAGCCTAGTGTCCGCGGCCCTGGGAGGCAGCCAAGCGGGAGCTCGACCACCTCCCAGTGCGGGGGTGGTGCGGATCAGACGGCGAGGCCGCCGCGGATCGCCATCTCGGTCTCCTGCCGGACCGGCGCGTTGTCGTCGAGGCCGATGACGCCGTAGTCCCAGCCCTTCCGGCGGTAGACGACGCTCGGGCGACCCGTCTCGGAGTCGGTGAACAGGTAGAAGTCGTGGCCGACGAGCTCCATGTAGTAGAGCGCGTCGTCGACGGTCATCGGGTCGGAGGCGAAGACCTTCTTGCGGATGACGACGGGGCAGTACTCGTCTTCGGGCTGCTCGGCGTCGGCGTCGACGACCTGGACCGCCCCCGTCCGGACCTGCTCGAGCGTCGCGGCGTCGGCCGGGACGATCCCCGCGCCGCGGAAGTCGTCGGCGGACGCCTCGTGGAGCGAGGTCGGCCGGTGCTGCCCGCGGTGGACCTTCGAGCGGTCCTTCGCTCGGCGGACCCTCTCGACCAGGCGCCCGATGGCGAGGTCGAAGGCCACGTACTTGTCGGATCCGCTCGACTCTGCGCGGACGAGCGGGCCGGGGCCGATGAGCGTCAGTTCGACGCGGTCGTCGCCCGCGGCCCCCGACTTCTCGTTGTGACGCGAGACCTTGATCTCGAGCGCCAGTGCTCGCGGTGCGAGCGAGGCGACCTTGTCGGCTTTCTCTGTGGCGTATTCGCGGAACCGATCGGTGATCCCGACGTTTCGACCCGTTACGGAAATGTCCATGACGTTCTCCCAGCCACTCTGGCGTGCCGCCATTCTGGTAGGCGGACTTCCTTTCACGCCGCGTAGGCCCACCGTAGCCATCCGGCCCTCTCGGTGTCACGCGATATTCACCTTTTGGACGCCTGCACACGCTCCTCCCATGAACGCCAGAGGAGGGCCTCACCCGGATCACGGGTTCTTCGCAGAGGCGAGCGGCGTGGCGGCGAGACAGCACGCGGCCACGACGTCGGCCCCCGCCTCTCGCGCTGCGCGGACCGCCTCCACGAGCGTCGCCCCGGTCGTCGCGACGTCGTCGACGATCACCACGCGTCGACCAGCCCAGAACGCCGGGCACCGGATCGTCCCCTCCCTCGTGCGGAGCCTCTCCGACCGCGACCTCGACTTCTGAGACCCCGACGAGCGCAGGATCGCCAGCCCCGGCCTCGCGACCACCGCTCCCGCCGCCCGCGCGACGAGGTCGACGGGGTCGTAGCCGCGTCGCCTCCGTCCGGCGCGCGAGGGCGGCACGGCCAGGACCGCGATCGGCCCGGCTCCCCCGGTCGG is a genomic window of Frondihabitans peucedani containing:
- a CDS encoding TetR/AcrR family transcriptional regulator; the encoded protein is MTVNGAASPHERILTAVLDLLREGGAPSVSTRAIISRAGVQAPAIYRLFGDKDGLLDAAAERAFADWVAGKSSTTLPDDPVEALRAGWDDTVRFGLDQPAAYRIADARPHDGPSVVSGRALLREKVSRVAAAGRLAVSVERAVALMHATARGVILSLIDVSPDERDLGLSDLARESTIAAITTDAPATGDGSLAAAATTLRALAPLSRALEPAERQLLDVWLARIADAEGPTQR
- a CDS encoding NAD(P)H-binding protein, with product MIVVTGAGGRLGGAVLTELLERIEPSDLGVSTTRPEEFGELAERGVRVRRGSFDDPASLRESFAGADRLLVVSAPRQGSEAVDAHRTAIDAARDAGVGRLFYTSHVGADSLSAFPPTVTHAATEVLLAESGVPFTSLRNGFYADTPLRLLQGAAETGELRVPVDAPVSWTQHRDLAPGIASLLVDESVTDPAINLTAEAAFDLDTLADIASEALGRRISVTHLGDDEYRAELTAAGTPALGVTMMLGIFRASRQRHLGIVDPALARLIGRPTTSLVDTIRETLAA
- a CDS encoding WhiB family transcriptional regulator, with translation MDWRDKAACLTADPELFFPVGNTGPAVDQIDKAKAVCGRCTVTETCLQYALETSQDSGVWGGLSEDERRALKRRAARARRAS
- a CDS encoding Rv3235 family protein, giving the protein MPQSSAALLRDDLLPTPLPPTTRPPAARPPGAHPRAEPHLRALPPLAPAAAVPTASRPAPLIPPPSPVPRAELPDPEPLATSLARCVVEILAGARDIEQIARWVTDDVFRHVQKRVALAARARSARGEQARRPSFSVGTVRVTEPADGIVEAVIIIHGRARSRAVALRLEAFNSRWRASAVHVL
- the secA gene encoding preprotein translocase subunit SecA; this translates as MANVLEKVLRVGEGRTLRKLKAYAKAVGDLEDDFKSLTDEELHNETAELRERYAGGESLDDLLPEAFAAVREASSRTLGMRHFDVQLMGGAALHLGNIAEMKTGEGKTLVATTAAYLNAIASRGVHVITVNDFLASYQSELMGRVFRALGMTTGCILAGQTPAERREMYAADITYGTNNEFGFDYLRDNMAWQASDMVQRGHFFAIVDEVDSILIDEARTPLIISGPSSGEANRWFAEFATLARRLQPEIDYEVDEKKRTVGVLEPGIEKVEDYLGIDNLYESANTPLISFLNNAIKADALFKRDKDYVVINGEVLIVDEHTGRILSGRRYNEGIHQAIEAKEGVEVKAENQTLATVTLQNYFRLYKKLSGMTGTAETEAAEFMSTYKLGVVAIPTNKPMQRKDQTDLVYKNETAKFEQVAEDIAERHEAGQPVLVGTTSVEKSEYLSKLLAKKGIKHEVLNAKNHAREAAIVAQAGRLGAVTVATNMAGRGTDIMLGGNAEFLAVAEMNSRGLSPVETPDDYESAWDDVFTEKKAAVEEEGDKVREAGGLYVLGTERHESRRIDNQLRGRSGRQGDPGESRFYLSLTDDLMRLFNSSAAENLMGRGSVPDDLAIENKIVGRAIRSAQSQVEGRNAEIRKNVLKYDDVLNRQREAIYSDRRHILEGDDLRDRTEAFLENVITEVIDSHTGEGNPDDWNLDAMWTELGTLYPISITIDEVITEAGSKGKATREFLVKEILSDARVAYQAREESLGESAMRELERKVVLSVIDRRWRDHLYEMDYLKDGIGLRAMAQRDPLVEYQREGFALFQNMMGAIREESIGFLFNLEVEVQSQVGHEGHDHGPIIAAKGLGEGENADAVLNFSAPNTEGEVEVRDQSGHLEKAETARAQRQQQLVEEMADPEIAAARATSGSTEASGGDGLPAKRGAFGQSTTADATPVNRAERRSQGKRK
- the hpf gene encoding ribosome hibernation-promoting factor, HPF/YfiA family; translated protein: MDISVTGRNVGITDRFREYATEKADKVASLAPRALALEIKVSRHNEKSGAAGDDRVELTLIGPGPLVRAESSGSDKYVAFDLAIGRLVERVRRAKDRSKVHRGQHRPTSLHEASADDFRGAGIVPADAATLEQVRTGAVQVVDADAEQPEDEYCPVVIRKKVFASDPMTVDDALYYMELVGHDFYLFTDSETGRPSVVYRRKGWDYGVIGLDDNAPVRQETEMAIRGGLAV
- a CDS encoding SDR family NAD(P)-dependent oxidoreductase, giving the protein MSTRERTIVITGASSGIGRASALRFAERGTTLLLAARRADALEEVAALCRKRGAVAVVVPTDTTDEQAVDRLGARALSTTGRIDVWVNDAAVSSFSPFLDMPMDEFRRVLDVNIMGYVYGARAALRVMVRQRHGVVVNVSSIVGEVPQPYTAPYGMSRAAVRALGVSLRSELALAKQKHVHVVTVLPPTVDTPFFRHSANHTGRAIQAMPPVYPVEQVAAAVVKAATAPGKGTEIAVGRIGRALVRQHRMTPAAVEAQMALQTEKTHLSRKESAPDTSGALFEPSADPADATTTGGWKGRRRTISRNLLLVGALAAGAVVVARRAAAGRA
- the bcp gene encoding thioredoxin-dependent thiol peroxidase encodes the protein MSDRLEKGAVAPDFTLPDETGKPVSLSDFRGSRVIVYFYPAASTLGCTTEACDFRDNINSLKSAGYQVLGVSKDEAPALQRFRDEQGLNFPLLSDLDLGVHQEYAAYGEKSLYGKTVTGVIRSTIVVDEEGRVELPLYNVKATGHVASLRKKLGIDD
- a CDS encoding sensor histidine kinase, with the translated sequence MSTLSDLVLAQGRSSEADVEWLHLLVGDWQLLADLAFADMVLWVPTDSGSFVAVAHARPSSSATLFYRDFVGQEVRPEWRAQISQAFEASRIVDSAAPDWYEETPTRVRAVPVLRRLGASRPDVSEHPIAVITRHTNLSEARTPSRQELTFNQCANDLFAMIAAGDFPDLGAPTGPRRGAPRASDGLLRLDVDGTVVFASPNGLSAFNRMGFLGELEGESLAEVTTNLLSGKLVVDESLPLVVTGRAPWRTDVEAKGVTVSLRAIPLRDRGERVGAIVLCRDVTELRHQERELITKDATIREIHHRVKNNLQTVASLLRIQARRTHTDVARDALNQAMRRVESIAVVHDTLSEGLNQNVDFDTVFERVLLLIAEVASSHNTTVRPKFTGSFGTLPSEYATPLALALTELVTNAVEHGLDGRDGDVDIIAERTDEELTVKVRDNGIGLPEGKVGSGLGTQIVRTLIQGELAGTIDWHTLVGSGTEVTIDVPLRWIQQPA